From the genome of Psychrilyobacter atlanticus DSM 19335, one region includes:
- a CDS encoding MATE family efflux transporter — MKTMKKRKMILEGNMYKVIILLSLPIMLNNLIQTMYNLTDTYFLSKLGAVEVASMTLAWPVVFLQLALGVGIGIAGTTLISQNIGAKKIDEAKKIAGQLVSFAMGFSILLSISGIISTPYILKVMGATGDIYSNAYTYLVLIVGGAPLMYAGFVYSSIKQGEGDTISPMILSLISVTINIVLDPIFIFYLDLGIKGAALATLLARAIMLFYIIYQLFIRDTPMKLRLKDLKPEFSYIKRLTTLGIPASIGQATIAMGFVVLNSFVNTYGELTLAAFGIGNRINGLIVMPAMGIGGAVSSIVGQNIGNNDVKRVKECVFKSSVLGAIFSIAGTAILLFWGSTIVRFFSTNKDIIYLGNDYLKYISLSLIGLAILPIITGALQGAGQTKKAMYLSMSRLWVFRLPTLLLLPYFIGKTEKVIWYAISSSNIIAMLVAIYFYKRSEFKSIVGDTEDERVKDKINQGVEIEMEAEFTKIETK; from the coding sequence ATGAAGACAATGAAGAAAAGAAAGATGATACTAGAGGGGAATATGTATAAGGTAATAATCTTACTCTCCCTTCCTATAATGTTAAACAACCTTATACAGACCATGTATAATCTGACAGATACATATTTTTTAAGCAAATTAGGTGCAGTAGAAGTAGCTTCTATGACCTTGGCTTGGCCGGTTGTGTTTTTACAGCTGGCATTAGGAGTGGGAATAGGTATAGCCGGGACTACTCTAATATCTCAAAATATAGGTGCAAAGAAAATAGACGAAGCTAAAAAAATAGCAGGACAGCTGGTAAGTTTTGCCATGGGATTTTCTATACTACTCAGTATAAGTGGAATAATAAGTACACCATATATATTAAAAGTTATGGGAGCAACAGGTGATATATACAGCAATGCTTATACCTATCTGGTACTTATAGTTGGAGGAGCTCCCCTTATGTATGCTGGTTTTGTATATTCATCTATAAAACAGGGAGAGGGAGATACGATATCTCCTATGATCCTCAGCCTTATATCTGTAACTATCAATATAGTGCTGGATCCAATATTTATATTTTACCTAGACCTGGGAATAAAGGGAGCAGCTTTGGCTACCCTCCTTGCAAGAGCTATAATGTTATTCTATATAATATACCAATTATTTATAAGGGACACTCCTATGAAGTTAAGATTGAAAGATCTGAAACCAGAGTTTAGTTATATAAAAAGATTAACAACATTAGGAATCCCAGCCTCTATAGGACAAGCTACCATAGCTATGGGGTTTGTTGTACTTAATAGTTTTGTAAATACCTATGGAGAGTTAACCCTGGCTGCCTTTGGAATTGGAAACAGGATAAACGGACTAATAGTGATGCCTGCCATGGGAATTGGAGGGGCTGTATCTTCCATAGTTGGTCAAAATATAGGAAATAATGATGTGAAGAGAGTTAAGGAATGTGTATTTAAGAGTTCAGTTTTAGGAGCAATTTTTTCTATAGCAGGTACGGCTATCCTGTTATTCTGGGGAAGCACTATTGTTAGGTTTTTCTCTACCAACAAAGATATCATATATCTAGGAAATGATTATTTAAAGTATATCTCTTTAAGTTTAATAGGGCTGGCTATCCTTCCTATAATTACAGGAGCATTACAGGGTGCGGGGCAGACAAAAAAAGCCATGTATCTCAGTATGTCCAGACTCTGGGTATTTAGATTACCTACTCTATTGTTGCTGCCATATTTTATAGGTAAAACGGAAAAGGTTATATGGTATGCTATATCTTCTAGTAATATAATCGCTATGCTGGTTGCCATCTACTTCTATAAAAGATCTGAATTCAAAAGTATAGTAGGTGATACTGAAGATGAGAGGGTAAAAGATAAAATAAACCAAGGTGTAGAAATTGAGATGGAAGCTGAATTTACGAAGATAGAAACTAAATAA
- a CDS encoding helix-turn-helix transcriptional regulator yields MSDKKIRFTVPNFVNEITFRDIENFDIKINSFFNRLFTSSYTSVDKYPFKKSSGNKKIQFNLNKENQLIYDNLLPKNKIQNESEYFRDLIRTYISQPHYKRERKIFYSEYESIQKAIQRKEEVLITHLGNDYIVEPYFFKVTSEEKNNFLFCWIYEREEYSVFNLSRISKVTSIRFRKNKRYVDSDYIDKVHKNFDPFLSYGNIVKVRLTDQGKIWFKRISHYKPTLVKIEGDIYYCESSDRKATLYFSRFYDEAEILEPLSLRKKIKVLLKDTLSQYE; encoded by the coding sequence ATGAGTGATAAGAAAATAAGGTTTACCGTCCCAAACTTTGTCAATGAAATAACATTTAGGGATATAGAGAACTTTGATATAAAGATTAATAGTTTTTTTAACAGATTATTTACCAGCTCCTACACCAGTGTAGATAAATATCCATTTAAGAAGAGTTCGGGAAACAAAAAGATACAGTTTAATCTAAACAAAGAAAATCAATTAATCTATGATAATTTGCTTCCTAAAAATAAGATACAAAATGAGTCAGAGTATTTTAGAGACCTTATAAGAACATATATATCCCAGCCTCACTATAAGAGGGAAAGAAAAATTTTTTATTCTGAATATGAGTCCATACAAAAAGCTATACAGAGGAAGGAAGAAGTTTTAATAACCCACTTAGGGAATGATTATATAGTAGAACCTTATTTTTTTAAAGTTACATCTGAGGAGAAAAATAATTTTTTATTTTGCTGGATATACGAAAGGGAAGAATACAGTGTCTTTAACCTATCCAGAATATCTAAGGTAACTTCTATAAGATTTAGAAAAAATAAAAGATATGTGGATTCGGATTATATAGACAAAGTACATAAAAACTTTGATCCTTTCCTATCTTACGGGAATATCGTAAAGGTTAGATTAACAGACCAGGGAAAGATTTGGTTCAAAAGGATAAGTCATTATAAACCAACTTTGGTGAAGATAGAGGGAGATATATATTACTGTGAATCCAGTGACAGAAAAGCCACCTTATATTTTTCTAGGTTTTATGATGAAGCTGAAATTTTAGAACCCCTGTCTCTGAGAAAAAAAATAAAGGTTCTTTTGAAAGATACCCTGTCTCAATATGAGTAA
- the lepA gene encoding translation elongation factor 4 produces MSQELKRNFSIIAHIDHGKSTLADRLIQSTGTVADRDMENQLLDSMDLEKEKGITIKANTVTINYKANDGKTYELNLIDTPGHVDFIYEVSRSLAACEGALLVVDAAQGVEAQTLANVYLALEQDLEVVPVINKIDLPAADVEKVRNEIEDVIGIPADEAVLTSAKSGIGIEDLLEAIVKFVPAPSNSEDGPLKALIFDSHFDDYRGVITYVRVIDGTIKKGDKVKVFSNDHQFDVLECGIFSPGMTPTNVLTAGSVGYVITGTKSIHDSQVGDTITSLKTPCETPLDGYRPAQSMVFAGLYPISTDDYEDLREAIEKLQLNDASLTFEPETSLALGFGFRCGFLGLLHMEIIVERLRREYNIDLISTSPSVEYRIHKENQPMYTIDNPEDFPGGGQGKVIVEEPYIKGNIIVPKDYVGGVMELCQLKRGTYVSMNYIDDTRAMITYELPLAEIVLDFYDKLKSRTKGYASFEYEMIGYRPGDLVKVNILVSGEGVDAFSFIAHTDHATARGRVIVEKLKEIIPRQQFEIPIQAALGAKIIARETIRAFRKNVTAKCYGGDISRKKKLLEKQKAGKKRMKQIGNVEIPQEAFISVLKLSD; encoded by the coding sequence GTGTCACAAGAATTAAAAAGAAACTTTTCAATCATCGCACATATAGACCACGGAAAATCAACCTTAGCTGATAGACTTATCCAATCAACAGGAACTGTTGCAGATAGAGATATGGAAAACCAGTTATTAGACAGTATGGATTTAGAAAAAGAAAAGGGTATCACAATAAAAGCTAATACTGTAACAATTAACTATAAAGCTAATGACGGTAAAACATATGAACTAAATTTAATCGATACACCAGGACATGTAGACTTTATCTATGAGGTATCGAGATCTCTAGCTGCCTGTGAAGGTGCACTATTAGTAGTAGATGCAGCTCAAGGTGTAGAAGCACAAACTTTAGCAAATGTATACCTGGCTTTAGAGCAAGACTTAGAAGTAGTACCAGTAATCAATAAGATAGATCTACCTGCTGCTGATGTAGAAAAGGTTAGAAATGAAATAGAAGACGTTATTGGTATTCCTGCTGATGAAGCAGTTCTTACATCTGCTAAATCAGGTATAGGAATAGAAGATCTTTTAGAAGCTATCGTTAAATTTGTCCCTGCTCCTTCAAACAGTGAAGACGGGCCTCTAAAAGCTCTTATATTTGATTCACATTTTGATGATTATAGAGGTGTAATTACCTATGTAAGAGTTATAGATGGAACTATAAAAAAAGGAGATAAGGTTAAAGTATTCTCTAACGATCACCAATTTGATGTTCTTGAATGTGGTATATTCTCTCCTGGGATGACTCCTACTAATGTATTGACTGCAGGATCTGTAGGATATGTTATTACTGGTACAAAATCTATCCACGATTCACAGGTAGGAGACACGATTACTAGTCTTAAAACCCCTTGTGAAACTCCACTAGACGGTTATAGACCAGCTCAATCAATGGTATTTGCTGGATTATATCCAATATCTACCGATGACTATGAAGATCTTAGGGAAGCTATTGAAAAATTACAATTAAACGATGCTTCACTTACTTTTGAACCTGAAACATCATTAGCATTAGGATTTGGATTTAGATGTGGATTCTTGGGCCTTTTACATATGGAGATCATTGTAGAAAGACTTAGAAGAGAATATAATATCGACCTTATATCTACTTCACCATCAGTTGAGTATAGAATCCATAAGGAAAATCAACCAATGTATACTATTGATAACCCGGAAGATTTCCCAGGTGGAGGACAAGGTAAGGTAATCGTGGAAGAACCATATATCAAAGGAAATATAATAGTTCCAAAAGACTATGTTGGTGGAGTTATGGAATTATGTCAATTAAAAAGAGGAACATATGTAAGTATGAACTATATCGATGATACTCGTGCTATGATCACATATGAGTTACCCCTTGCAGAGATCGTATTAGATTTTTATGATAAATTAAAATCTAGAACTAAGGGATATGCTTCATTTGAATATGAGATGATAGGATATAGACCTGGAGATCTAGTAAAAGTTAATATCTTAGTATCTGGTGAAGGTGTAGATGCGTTCTCATTTATCGCACATACAGACCATGCAACAGCTAGAGGAAGGGTAATCGTAGAAAAATTAAAAGAGATCATCCCAAGACAACAATTTGAAATACCTATTCAAGCTGCACTGGGAGCTAAAATAATAGCAAGAGAAACTATTAGAGCATTTAGAAAGAACGTTACAGCTAAATGTTATGGTGGAGATATAAGTAGAAAGAAAAAATTATTAGAGAAACAAAAAGCTGGTAAGAAAAGAATGAAGCAGATTGGTAATGTAGAGATACCACAAGAAGCATTCATCTCAGTTTTAAAATTAAGTGACTAA
- a CDS encoding cyclic nucleotide-binding domain-containing protein, producing MNTNKSKPEVTYKEKQLIFSMLNKISLFGGLTAGELECLIPMLTTASFKKGEAVFTQGESPNNIFIIQSGEIKIVKQQDDIEIELIRFKEGNLFGETELIGIFKYIASAIALTDVKLLVFSKSALYSLHSKNMKLFSKIILNVARESCRRTAKTDEYWLDEMVKLRKFHKK from the coding sequence ATGAATACAAATAAATCTAAACCTGAGGTAACTTATAAGGAAAAACAATTAATTTTTTCTATGTTAAACAAAATATCACTCTTTGGCGGTTTAACTGCCGGAGAACTAGAATGCCTTATTCCCATGCTGACTACAGCTTCCTTTAAAAAAGGAGAGGCTGTCTTTACCCAGGGGGAATCACCAAATAATATCTTTATTATCCAAAGTGGTGAAATTAAAATAGTTAAACAACAGGATGACATTGAAATTGAATTAATTCGATTTAAGGAGGGAAATTTATTTGGTGAAACTGAACTTATTGGTATCTTCAAATATATTGCTTCTGCTATTGCTTTAACAGATGTAAAGTTACTTGTATTTTCTAAATCCGCACTTTACTCTCTGCACAGTAAAAACATGAAGTTGTTCAGCAAGATAATTTTAAATGTCGCTCGTGAGTCTTGTCGAAGAACTGCTAAAACCGATGAATATTGGTTGGATGAAATGGTTAAATTAAGAAAATTCCACAAAAAATAG
- a CDS encoding ABC transporter permease yields MKKKLIPITVFLILWAGISTKVSPLVLPSPLRVFYTSLFLLQNNYNEIFITLGRLGISLILTYLIGIILVLGIVSSKNLKIFIRPVLLFMQSTPIISWILLALIWFNNKYIPIFIICINTIPILVLNIVSGMEGIDKKILEMASIYNISKKDCFFKIQLPSLIRYLLPATEIILGSSFKVIIMAEVISRVSGGIGNGLNIGWLNIETDTILGWTLIIYILSFLISKLILTSLKNRFRRYL; encoded by the coding sequence ATGAAAAAAAAATTGATTCCCATCACCGTATTTTTAATCTTATGGGCTGGGATTTCGACTAAGGTATCTCCGCTAGTCCTGCCTTCCCCCCTACGGGTTTTTTATACCTCATTATTTTTACTCCAAAATAATTATAATGAGATCTTCATTACCCTGGGCCGGTTAGGGATCTCACTCATCCTAACCTACCTTATAGGAATAATCCTGGTTCTGGGGATAGTATCTTCTAAAAATCTTAAGATCTTCATTCGGCCTGTGCTACTTTTTATGCAGAGCACTCCTATAATTTCATGGATCTTACTGGCATTAATTTGGTTTAATAACAAGTATATTCCGATATTTATAATCTGTATCAATACTATTCCCATCCTGGTGTTAAATATAGTCAGCGGGATGGAGGGGATCGATAAAAAGATCTTGGAGATGGCAAGTATATATAATATCTCTAAAAAGGATTGTTTCTTTAAGATTCAGCTCCCGTCTCTTATCAGATATCTTCTTCCTGCCACCGAGATCATCCTTGGTTCCTCATTTAAGGTGATCATCATGGCAGAGGTCATCTCCAGGGTCAGCGGCGGAATTGGAAACGGTTTAAACATCGGATGGCTCAATATAGAAACAGATACAATTTTAGGATGGACGCTGATAATATATATTCTCAGTTTTCTTATCTCAAAATTAATTTTAACATCTTTAAAGAACCGGTTTAGGAGGTACTTATGA
- a CDS encoding ABC transporter ATP-binding protein, with protein sequence MIELKDLSLTFHGEKILDRITYKFKKNKVTAILGPSGGGKTSLFNIIAGLEINHTGEVVKNFKNVGYIFQEDRLLPWESVKENLNIIPGATEEKILNILKLLHIPHKADNLVKNLSGGEKQRVAIARAFLYDTELILMDESLKSLDFSLKIKLIDLITSLLEKYSKTLIMISHDIDEILLMADEVIIFSKKPTVIEEVLTIDFPKSKRTLSSKELKIYKNKIYDAILK encoded by the coding sequence ATGATTGAATTAAAGGATCTTTCCCTCACCTTCCATGGGGAAAAAATCTTGGATAGGATCACATATAAATTTAAAAAAAATAAAGTCACTGCAATCTTGGGACCTTCTGGAGGAGGGAAAACCAGCCTCTTTAACATCATTGCCGGATTAGAGATAAACCATACTGGAGAAGTAGTTAAAAATTTTAAAAATGTAGGTTATATATTTCAGGAGGACAGACTCCTTCCCTGGGAAAGTGTCAAAGAAAATTTGAATATTATACCTGGAGCTACCGAGGAAAAAATATTAAATATACTGAAACTACTGCACATCCCCCATAAGGCAGATAATCTAGTTAAAAATTTAAGTGGCGGTGAGAAGCAAAGGGTTGCCATAGCCCGTGCTTTTTTATATGACACAGAGTTAATATTGATGGATGAATCTTTAAAATCTTTAGATTTTTCCCTAAAGATCAAATTAATCGATCTGATAACCTCCCTCCTGGAAAAATACTCAAAGACACTCATCATGATAAGCCATGATATCGATGAAATTTTACTCATGGCAGATGAAGTCATTATATTTTCTAAAAAACCAACTGTCATAGAAGAGGTTCTTACCATTGATTTTCCAAAATCTAAAAGAACCCTGTCTTCAAAAGAATTAAAAATATATAAAAATAAAATCTATGATGCGATCCTTAAATAA
- a CDS encoding LysO family transporter — MQNILISLILGILIGSIVKFSDKMKKFNGAFQHLGVIILLFAIGITIGINRSLLSNLNKIGGISLVFALLTSLFSIILVFFMSRIIIKRRNN; from the coding sequence ATGCAAAATATCTTAATATCATTAATTCTAGGCATTTTAATAGGTTCTATAGTGAAGTTTTCTGATAAGATGAAAAAATTTAATGGTGCATTTCAGCATCTAGGAGTAATTATTTTATTGTTTGCCATTGGAATTACCATAGGGATCAACCGATCACTGCTAAGTAATTTAAATAAAATAGGCGGTATCTCCCTTGTCTTTGCACTTCTCACTTCCCTATTCAGTATTATTTTAGTATTTTTTATGAGTAGAATAATAATTAAAAGGAGGAACAATTAA
- a CDS encoding lysine exporter LysO family protein, protein MTLSIVASIITGILGGYFFIPESFTPYIDTLIDSALYLLIFCVGIDIGLNKHIFKDLKKHSLIILVVPTSIIAGSLIGGLIGGYIFHIPKNLSLAISSGFGWYSLSGIILTQLHSAEIGTIAFLTNIFRELITVVSIPFIAKYLNDYTAIAPAGATSMDSTLPIISKYTNPETVVIAFINGILLSGLVPILVPFFYSI, encoded by the coding sequence ATGACACTATCTATAGTAGCTTCTATTATCACTGGTATTTTAGGAGGATATTTTTTTATCCCTGAATCCTTTACCCCATATATCGATACCCTTATAGATTCAGCACTTTATCTTTTGATATTTTGTGTGGGAATAGATATAGGATTAAATAAACATATTTTTAAAGACCTAAAAAAACATAGTTTAATTATTTTGGTAGTCCCAACTTCTATAATTGCAGGAAGTTTAATAGGAGGACTTATTGGCGGATATATCTTTCATATACCTAAAAATTTAAGTTTAGCTATTTCTTCTGGTTTTGGATGGTATAGTCTTTCTGGGATCATCCTCACCCAATTACACAGCGCAGAGATAGGCACTATAGCCTTTTTAACCAATATCTTCCGGGAACTTATCACTGTGGTTTCTATACCATTCATTGCAAAATATTTAAATGACTATACCGCTATAGCTCCTGCAGGAGCTACTTCCATGGATTCTACCCTGCCTATAATCTCCAAATACACCAATCCGGAAACTGTTGTTATAGCATTTATAAATGGAATTTTATTATCGGGATTAGTCCCTATTTTAGTTCCCTTTTTCTATTCTATTTGA
- a CDS encoding rubredoxin — MEKWACTVCGYVYNSEIGHPKSGLKKGTKWENIPKDWICPLCAVNKDQFEKIEEKK; from the coding sequence ATGGAAAAGTGGGCATGTACAGTATGTGGTTATGTTTATAATTCAGAGATAGGTCACCCAAAATCAGGATTAAAAAAAGGTACAAAATGGGAGAATATTCCGAAAGATTGGATTTGTCCCCTCTGTGCTGTAAATAAAGATCAATTTGAAAAAATAGAGGAAAAAAAATAA
- a CDS encoding PHP-associated domain-containing protein, giving the protein MFIDTHMHCIEGSDDSFIEISEIVKRAKTMGLNGICITDHDNNSVKEYATQYGKKHNFKIFVGAEILTHEGDILVFGLDEIPTKKLYAQELIDLVNSKGGVTIAAHPFRENNRGCGKHLKNLKGLTAIETFNGSTKSYNNLNAFESAIELNLATTAASDCHTTDAIGKYCTKFLDNIETEKDLIDAIKRRRVIPAVYRDGEYIKIDNYEKYGEIFPLN; this is encoded by the coding sequence ATGTTTATAGATACGCACATGCATTGTATAGAAGGTTCAGATGATAGTTTCATAGAAATTTCAGAGATTGTAAAAAGAGCAAAAACCATGGGATTAAATGGGATCTGTATTACAGATCACGATAATAATAGTGTTAAAGAATATGCCACTCAATATGGAAAAAAACATAATTTTAAGATCTTTGTAGGGGCTGAAATTTTAACTCATGAAGGGGATATATTGGTTTTTGGATTAGATGAAATCCCTACAAAAAAGCTTTATGCTCAGGAATTGATAGATCTAGTAAACTCCAAAGGAGGAGTTACTATTGCTGCTCATCCATTCAGGGAAAATAACAGAGGATGCGGTAAACACCTTAAAAACTTAAAGGGCCTTACTGCTATAGAGACTTTTAATGGCAGTACAAAATCTTATAATAACTTAAACGCTTTTGAGAGTGCTATTGAACTAAATTTAGCTACCACAGCAGCCAGTGATTGCCATACTACCGATGCAATAGGTAAATATTGTACAAAATTTTTGGATAATATTGAAACTGAAAAAGATCTAATAGATGCTATTAAGAGGAGGAGGGTAATACCTGCTGTATATAGAGATGGAGAATATATAAAAATAGATAACTATGAAAAGTATGGAGAGATTTTCCCATTAAATTAG
- a CDS encoding class I SAM-dependent methyltransferase: protein MKNEVTEYYDKVAVHELERLNNSYSLVEFESTMFLIKKYFPDRGNILDIGSGPGRYSVELAKLGYDMTLLDLSQAELDIAKEQFEYHGLSSHGFHCSCALDLDQFTDEQFDSILVLGPMYHVHDESDRIKIQNNVHRILKKDGIAIFAYINTWGTLKSSLYELSDSFHDENNFKLMLDGDLKLDSQNAFTTVHFTTPPQAIKEMKKSNFEILSYAGAESFISGMNLEIEKVKEKSNDLYKNYIKAAAEYCEKPQYRDATEHLVIVVKK, encoded by the coding sequence ATGAAAAATGAAGTTACAGAATATTATGATAAAGTAGCTGTTCATGAATTGGAAAGGTTAAATAATTCATACAGCCTTGTGGAGTTTGAAAGCACTATGTTTTTAATTAAAAAGTATTTTCCTGACAGAGGAAATATTTTAGATATTGGATCGGGTCCTGGCCGATATTCAGTTGAATTGGCAAAGTTAGGATATGATATGACTCTTCTTGATCTTTCTCAAGCTGAATTAGATATAGCCAAAGAACAATTTGAATATCATGGACTTTCTTCTCATGGGTTTCATTGCAGCTGTGCTCTGGATTTAGATCAATTTACAGATGAACAATTTGATTCGATTTTGGTTTTGGGACCCATGTACCATGTTCATGATGAAAGTGATAGGATTAAAATTCAAAATAACGTTCATAGAATTTTGAAAAAAGATGGGATTGCGATTTTTGCATATATAAATACTTGGGGAACTTTAAAATCAAGTTTGTATGAATTATCAGATAGTTTTCATGATGAAAATAATTTTAAACTAATGTTGGATGGAGATTTAAAATTAGACAGTCAAAATGCTTTTACAACAGTACACTTTACTACGCCACCCCAGGCAATAAAAGAGATGAAAAAATCAAATTTTGAAATTCTTTCCTATGCTGGTGCAGAAAGTTTTATCTCTGGAATGAATCTTGAAATTGAAAAGGTCAAAGAAAAATCAAATGATCTCTACAAGAATTATATTAAAGCAGCAGCTGAATATTGCGAGAAACCACAATATAGAGATGCTACTGAACATTTAGTTATAGTTGTAAAAAAATAA
- a CDS encoding DUF1353 domain-containing protein codes for MSRLLLFPVVQSDKNKLDQAYEVAEDFKAVYENIDIWVPQFFQYDGASIPSLAWQVIGTPFNPHFMEAAVIHDWLYHTHQLEKKDADKLFYKLLLENNVEPVKAVLIREAVEKFGNWYWINDEDDSKYIEKLKNKIIEIGKDPSKYGI; via the coding sequence ATGAGTAGATTATTATTATTCCCTGTTGTACAATCAGATAAAAACAAACTTGACCAGGCATATGAAGTCGCTGAAGATTTTAAGGCTGTATATGAGAATATCGACATATGGGTCCCTCAATTTTTTCAATATGATGGAGCCAGCATCCCGTCTTTAGCATGGCAGGTAATTGGTACTCCCTTCAACCCTCACTTTATGGAAGCCGCCGTTATACATGACTGGCTTTATCATACCCATCAGCTGGAAAAAAAAGATGCAGATAAATTATTCTATAAGCTTCTCTTGGAAAATAATGTCGAACCGGTAAAAGCAGTCTTAATCCGGGAAGCAGTAGAAAAATTTGGTAACTGGTACTGGATAAATGATGAGGATGACTCAAAGTATATTGAGAAATTAAAAAATAAAATAATTGAAATTGGTAAAGATCCTTCAAAGTATGGGATATGA